A window of the Brassica napus cultivar Da-Ae chromosome C5, Da-Ae, whole genome shotgun sequence genome harbors these coding sequences:
- the LOC125587281 gene encoding uncharacterized protein LOC125587281 — MAVQSLCIDYLSNLMGAEHESSMLDPQDLSLLMPYRCLEAQKFDLTGEFTRQEINDAFFALPSNKTSGPDGYSAEFFTGAWSIVGVDATEAILEFFRSCRLLKQWNSTSLILIPKTSNADKRKDFRPISCVNTLYKVISRLLTNRLQEILFHVISPSQSAFTKGRLLSENVLLATEILRGYNRKNISRRGMLKVDLRKAFDSIRWDFILSTLRAIQIPETFISWIAECITIPTFFVSVNGVSGGYFKGSKGLRQGDPLSPYLFVLAMEVFSRLLSSRFDDGYITYHPKTADINISHLMFADDVVIFFDGGSASLHAITEALDDFAGWSGLHVNRDKSELFVVGLNTLEALEVANYEFSIGCLKKIESLCSRFLWAGNIDNRATAKVAWTTVCLPKKEGGLGLRRFCEWNKWHKHQHLRNASFWALESKATDSASWNSIITLRPLAEQFLKCRINDGVDSRFWSERYQITSLGISERRNKRYMLVTSSTKIRQCSGAPHSLNYRATAATAVYSRFFSLGSSGQGLQRLLFFVDLGGACCFCSNQDESRDHLFLNCTYTTTLWNRIFERLDPRRTAFLTWEELLSWLRVSAASAPSTLKKIATQSLLYNVWRQHNSAVHLNGFLPLQTTFNTIDREIRNTISARRHRRKFTTLMQLWIRRLVLLL; from the exons ATGGCGGTGCAAAGTCTTTGCATTGACTACCTCTCTAACCTGATGGGAGCAGAACATGAGTCTTCAATGCTAGACCCGCAAGACCTCTCTTTGTTGATGCCTTATCGCTGCTTAGAAGCCCAAAAGTTCGATCTCACCGGTGAGTTTACTAGACAGGAGATCAATGACGCTTTCTTTGCTCTACCATCAAACAAAACAAGCGGTCCTGACGGTTATTCAGCGGAATTCTTCACTGGGGCTTGGAGCATTGTGGGAGTGGATGCAACAGAAGCTATTTTGGAGTTCTTCAGATCATGCAGACTACTGAAGCAATGGAACTCAACCTCTTTGATCCTCatccccaaaacctcaaacGCGGACAAGAGAAAGGACTTCCGACCAATCTCCTGCGTCAACACCCTTTATAAGGTGATTTCCAGACTGTTAACAAATCGTCTCCAAGAGATACTCTTCCACGTTATCTCACCGTCACAGTCTGCTTTCACCAAGGGAAGATTATTGTCTGAAAATGTTCTTCTCGCAACGGAAATTCTTCGTGGGTATAACAGAAAGAACATCTCTAGAAGAGGCATGCTCAAAGTGGATTTGAGGAAAGCTTTCGACTCTATCCGGTGGGATTTCATATTATCTACCCTCAGAGCCATACAAATCCCTGAAACTTTCATCAGTTGGATCGCCGAGTGTATTACCATCCCTACATTCTTTGTCTCGGTAAATGGCGTATCTGGAGGGTATTTCAAGGGCTCTAAGGGACTGCGACAGGGCGACCCTCTATCACCATATCTCTTCGTACTGGCGATGGAGGTTTTCTCTCGTCTACTGAGCTCCAGGTTCGATGATGGCTACATCACGTACCATCCAAAGACTGCAGATATTAACATCTCTCACCTAATGTTTGCTGATGACGTGGTGATTTTCTTCGACGGAGGCTCGGCCTCTTTACATGCCATCACCGAAGCTCTGGATGACTTTGCGGGTTGGTCAGGCCTCCATGTAAACCGCGACAAATCTGAactttttgttgttggtttGAACACTTTAGAAGCATTGGAAGTTGCAAATTATGAGTTCTCCATTG GTTGTCTGAAGAAGATCGAGTCTCTATGTTCTAGATTCCTTTGGGCTGGAAACATAGACAACAGAGCAACAGCGAAAGTGGCTTGGACAACAGTCTGCTTACCGAAAAAGGAAGGTGGTTTGGGGCTACGTAGATTCTGTGAATGGAACAAG TGGCACAAACACCAACATCTCCGAAATGCAAGCTTCTGGGCGCTAGAGAGCAAGGCCACTGACTCGGCATCATGGAATTCGATCATCACTCTAAGACCTTTAGCAGAGCAGTTCCTCAAGTGCAGAATAAATGATGGGGTTGATTCAAGGTTCTG GTCCGAGAGATACCAGATTACCTCTCTCGGCATCAGTGAAAGACGCAACAAACGATACATGCTGGTCACTTCCTCAACTAAGATCAGACAATGCTCTGGTGCTCCACATTCACTTAACTACCGTGCAACTGCCGCTACAGCAGTCTACTCCAGATTCTTTTCATTGGGTAGTTCAGGCCAAGGACTGCAAAGGCTTCTCTTCTTCGTAGACTTGGGAGGCG CTTGCTGTTTCTGCAGCAATCAAGATGAATCACGAGACCACTTGTTCCTCAACTGTACTTACACCACAACGCTTTGGAACCGGATCTTTGAACGGCTAGATCCTCGTCGTACGGCTTTCCTAACATGGGAAGAACTCCTCTCTTGGCTACGTGTCTCAGCTGCATCAGCACCTTCAACCCTGAAGAAGATAGCTACCCAATCCCTTCTCTACAATGTCTGGAGGCAGCATAATTCTGCAGTTCATCTCAACGGATTCTTGCCATTGCAGACAACTTTCAACACCATCGACAGGGAAATCCGCAACACCATTAGTGCGAGAAGACATAGGAGGAAGTTCACGACTCTTATGCAACTTTGGATTAGACGACTCGTTCTTCTACTCTAA
- the LOC125587729 gene encoding agamous-like MADS-box protein AGL62, giving the protein MVKINSKLKDNKLKINLFKTTQNANGWYYIVFNYKYKTVFRLLTPNHFQSFPRSAKMVRKSKGRQKIEMVKMKNENNLQVTFSKRRTGLFKKASELCTLCGAEIVVIVFSPGKKVFSFGHPNVDCVIDRFANINPPNPRQHTDMQLSEARRNAIVRDLNNHLTQVTEEFEIEKKRTEDLKQKRKNSNMPENWWEEPIEELNLSQLTEFKCGLEKLRKTVTTEASKNFQAIVPRHNFYGGSSNNSTFGICDDHAGNIDTDLDLYNHQRMVARNTFACNLNNMMVPYHITTPFGNIGNSNIIEGFTPEYNQNPNKLCFKQEHMSECDHHSAHPPRFGHGYY; this is encoded by the exons ATGGTAAAAATAAATTCGAAACTAAAagataataaactaaaaataaatttattcaaaaccACTCAAAATGCTAACGGTTGGTATTATATAgtattcaactataaatacaagacAGTCTTTCGCCTCTTAACACCAAATCATTTTCAGTCTTTTCCCAGATCCGCAAAAATGGTGAGAAAAAGTAAAGGTCGTCAAAAGATAGAGATGgtcaaaatgaaaaatgaaaataatcttCAGGTTACTTTCTCAAAAAGAAGAACTGGTCTTTTCAAAAAAGCTAGTGAGCTTTGCACGCTTTGTGGTGCTGAAATTGTTGTTATTGTATTTTCGCCTGGCAaaaaagttttttcttttggtcatCCAAATGTTGACTGTGTAATTGATCGCTTCGCAAACATTAATCCACCAAATCCTCGTCAACACACCGACATGCAACTTAGTGAAGCCCGTCGAAATGCAATTGTTCGAGATCTCAACAATCATCTCACTCAA GTAACAGAAGAATTCGAAATTGAGAAAAAGAGGACTGAAGACTTAAAGCAAAAGAGGAAAAACAGTAACATGCCTGAGAATTGGTGGGAAGAACCTATAGAAGAGTTGAACTTAAGCCAGCTCACTGAATTCAAATGTGGTTTGGAAAAGTTGAGAAAAACAGTGACTACTGAAGCCTCCAAGAATTTTCAAGCAATTGTTCCGCGTCATAACTTCTATGGTGGAAGTTCAAATAATTCTACTTTTGGGATTTGTGATGATCATGCAGGTAATATCGACACCGATTTAGATCTGTATAATCATCAAAGAATGGTGGCAAGGAACACATTCGCTTGCAATCTCAATAACATGATGGTTCCTTATCATATTACAACACCATTTGGGAATATTGgtaatagtaatattattgaAGGGTTCACTCCAGAATACAATCAAAACCCaaacaaattatgttttaaGCAAGAACACATGTCTGAGTGTGACCACCATTCAGCTCATCCTCCTCGTTTCGGACATGGttactattaa
- the LOC106448476 gene encoding uncharacterized protein LOC106448476, with amino-acid sequence MSKISNLDYAALNLSGDNYLQWALDTKINLRSKELGDTIIKGNNETDKNRYRAISIIRHHLIEGLKDQYLTMENPLDLWTALQRRYDHQKMVLLPKARHEWKNLRFMDYKSVDEYNSVLFKIVSMMRLCGEEVTEKELLDKTFSTFHSTNVLLQQHEMRPIRTSALPEANEAEKKDPKECNHVHDNKKSHGKSRSRFKGRGRDSYGRQGNHNNRGRGSSRGRGNYGRGRESLKNKNPEAHMVHDTGYDADDDFDLERDDLLDFETSDCLKD; translated from the exons atgtcgaaaatctcaaacCTAGACTATGctgcccttaatctctccggagacaactATTTGCAATGGGCACTTGACACAAAGATAAACTTGAGGTCAAAGGAACTAGGTGATACTATCATCAAGGGTAACAATGAGACTGATAAGAATCGGTACAgggctataagtattatacgccaCCATCTCATTGagggtctaaaagatcagtacctCACCATGGAGAATCCACTAGACCTTTGGACCGCTTTACAGcgtagatatgatcaccagaaaatgGTGCTATTACCAAAGGCTAGACATGAGTGGAAGAATCTCAGATTCatggactataagtctgtggatgaaTACAATTCAGTATTGTTTAAGATAGTCTCAATGATGAGATTATGTGGTGAGGAAGTAACCGAGAAAGAGTTGCTTGATAAAACATTTTCCACGTTCCATTCGACGAACGTGTTGCTGCAACAGca tgagatgagacccaTCAGAACATCAGCATTACCAGAAGCCAATGAGGctgaaaagaaagatcccaaagaaTGCAACCACGTCCATGATAATAAGAAGTCACACGGCAAAAGCCGTAGTAGATTCAAGGGACGTGGCCGTGACAGCTATGGCCGgcaaggaaaccacaataaccgtggtcgtggttctaGCCGTGGCCGAGGCAAttatggccgtggtcgag AGAGCcttaagaacaagaacccggaagCCCATATGGTTCATGATACCGGgtatgatgctgatgatgatttCGACCTTGAAAGGGACGACCTCTTGgattttgagacttctgattgtctcaaagaCTAA
- the LOC125587282 gene encoding uncharacterized protein LOC125587282, translating to MTQHVRVDCGMSEGKDAPTVMYEDNAACIAQLKDGYIKGDRTKHILPKFFFTHELQKAGEVQVVQVRSSDNSADMFTKSLPTCTFRKLTHQIGMRRLKDLQ from the coding sequence ATGACCCAACACGTTCGAGTTGATTGTGGGATGTCTGAAGGCAAGGACGCACCAACCGTGATGTATGAAGACAATGCAGCTTGCATTGCTCAGCTTAAAGATGGCTACATAAAAGGGGACCGGACGAAGCACATACTacctaagttcttcttcacgcACGAGCTACAGAAAGCCGGCGAGGTCCAAGTGGTCCAAGTGCGTTCCAGTGACAACTCAGCTGACATGTTCACCAAATCACTTCCAACttgcacgttcaggaagctcacacatcagattgggatgcgtagacTGAAAGACCTTCAATGA
- the LOC106448475 gene encoding uncharacterized protein LOC106448475, with protein MSLTRSGAWLMVGDFNEITSNLEKKGGRKRSDASFLPFRNMLANCGMIEFPYSGNPLSWVGNRSNGKVQCRLDRAVGIEDWHHCFSHTNVEYLRLWGSDHRPILSRFLSGKKTGRRGFKFDKRCIGKEGFRETILHGWNDPSAFDRDDLHDRIELCRKHISRWKRANPSNTAKKIEEIKDQLEQAQLDDNFSNEAILNLKWNLCAAFRDEELYWKQKSRANWLREGDRNTKFFHATTKQRRARNRVLRLRRANGSWADTDEDLEQVATGYFQTLFTSSNPSDFEESLQYITARVTPAMNAALTSTPSDDEIQRAMFDINPDKAPGPDGMTSLFFQKYWGITAEVVRSTVKDFFLTGTMDPRLNHTNICLIPKTERPSEMAEFRPISLCNVSYKVISKLMSKRLKKCLPKIISETQSAFVARRLITDNILVAHEAFHALRTNPGCRSRSDIQQCSELVRIINTYGLSSGQQLNVNKSSILFGSKVPPDIKSELKRSLGISKEGGMGVYLGLPEKICGSKKQAFAFIQDRLLNRINSWSGKLLSKGGKEVLIKFVAQALPTYVMSCFVLPLEITRKLTSAISRFWWSTKQDNKGLHWIAWKSICTPLEKGGLGFRDFRNFNLALLAKQLWRLNQYPSSLLARVLKGRYFRLSTPVDVTRASSPSYVWCTLMAAQPLLKAGLRRSIGTGNNTMVWSDNWLPDAKPRPATPCGPSFNPNLRVSDLIDPTSHAWNLTRLQSIIAKEDVPLIMSLRIPRTQRLDSYCWAPTKSGAYTVQSGYGLVMELDSAHAPPSVSEPSTTCLKAKVWTLKTSRKIKHFIWSALSDSVPVCSRLSDRHCSTDRHCPRCGADDESVNHLLFECPPSAQTWALAHISHSPGLFPSSSTYSNLNHLLWPAKGLGVPSSILDNVPWILWFIWKARNDKIFNGTDISPLDTVQIALFEADNWRLAQIIHKTHDDEEILTQTSAQPLGPRCSFDASWHQDDALFGGGMVLTDKDGETTFGSFTSNRGLTPLHAELHALLWAMKSTLQLDHLDMTFETDCQQLVKIIEDEKEEDWPSLMVEFEKFYYLHSMFNSCSLCFIPRSCNVRADGLAKGARARGVIFSHVNSRLSCWMAQTNHMEFS; from the exons ATGAGTCTCACCAGGTCTGGAGCTTGGCTTATGGttggagattttaatgaaattaccAGTAACCTAGAAAAAAAGGGTGGCCGCAAGCGTAGTGATGCCTCGTTCCTACCCTTCAGGAACATGCTCGCAAATTGCGGAATGATTGAATTCCCATACTCAGGCAACCCTCTCTCTTGGGTAGGCAATAGAAGTAATGGCAAAGTGCAATGCAGACTAGATCGGGCAGTGGGAATTGAGGATTGGCACCACTGTTTTTCCCACACGAATGTGGAGTATCTTCGCCTATGGGGTTCAGACCACCGTCCCATCCTCTCTCGTTTCCTCTCGGGTAAGAAAACTGGCAGACGTGGTTTTAAATTTGACAAAAGATGCATTGGCAAAGAGGGTTTCCGTGAAACCATTCTCCATGGCTGGAATGATCCAAGCGCTTTCGACCGTGATGACCTCCATGACCGGATTGAGCTCTGCAGAAAGCACATATCTCGATGGAAGAGAGCTAACCCCTCTAACACGGCAAAGAAGATTGAAGAAATCAAAGACCAGCTCGAGCAGGCCCAACTCGATGACAATTTCTCAAATGAGGCGATCCTGAACCTTAAATGGAATCTTTGTGCCGCTTTTAGAGATGAAGAACTCTATTGGAAACAAAAGAGTCGAGCTAACTGGTTACGTGAGGGAGACCGCAATACAAAATTCTTCCACGCTACTACCAAGCAGCGGAGAGCAAGAAACCGGGTTCTTAGACTCCGACGGGCAAATGGCTCTTGGGCCGATACCGATGAAGATTTGGAACAGGTGGCGACTGGGTACTTTCAAACCTTGTTCACTTCATCAAATCCCTCAGACTTTGAGGAATCACTACAGTACATTACTGCAAGAGTAACCCCGGCCATGAATGCAGCTCTTACAAGTACTCCATCTGATGATGAGATCCAACGCGCTATGTTCGACATAAACCCTGATAAAGCCCCCGGGCCAGACGGAATGACTAGTCTCTTTTTCCAGAAATATTGGGGAATTACGGCTGAGGTAGTACGGAGTACTGTGAAGGACTTCTTTTTGACCGGCACCATGGATCCCCGCTTAAACCATACCAACATCTGCCTCATCCCCAAGACGGAGAGACCATCTGAAATGGCTGAATTTCGACCAATAAGTCTGTGCAATGTCTCTTATAAAGTCATCTCAAAACTCATGAGCAAGCGCCTGAAGAAATGCCTCCCGAAAATAATCTCGGAAACTCAATCGGCCTTTGTGGCTAGACGTCTGATCACAGATAATATTCTTGTCGCACACGAAGCTTTCCACGCCTTGCGAACCAACCCGGGTTGCAGATCGAG ATCAGACATACAGCAATGCTCCGAACTCGTGAGGATCATCAACACATACGGCTTATCCTCCGGTCAGCAGCTGAATGTAAACAAGTCGTCCATCCTCTTTGGAAGTAAGGTTCCCCCGGACATCAAATCAGAGCTCAAGCGATCGCTCGGAATATCGAAAGAAGGTGGTATGGGAGTCTATCTAGGGTTACCGGAGAAAATATGTGGCAGCAAAAAACAGGCTTTTGCTTTCATCCAAGACCGGCTCCTTAACCGTATAAACTCATGGTCTGGGAAACTCCTATCTAAAGGAGGAAAAGAAGTTCTAATCAAATTTGTTGCTCAAGCCCTCCCTACCTATGTCATGTCATGTTTTGTGCTCCCTCTAGAGATTACTAGAAAACTTACTAGCGCAATCTCCCGATTCTGGTGGAGTACTAAACAGGATAACAAAGGTCTGCACTGGATTGCTTGGAAAAGTATTTGTACCCCTCTAGAGAAGGGAGGCCTCGGCTTCCGCGATTTTCGAAACTTCAATCTCGCATTACTTGCGAAGCAACTCTGGAGACTAAACCAATATCCATCGTCTCTTCTCGCTAGAGTCTTAAAAGGCAGGTACTTCCGCCTGTCGACTCCAGTGGACGTTACTAGGGCAAGCTCGCCATCTTACGTATGGTGTACCCTGATGGCAGCTCAACCACTCCTGAAGGCCGGCTTAAGGAGATCAATTGGGACGGGCAACAATACCATGGTCTGGTCTGATAACTGGCTCCCGGATGCCAAGCCAAGACCCGCTACTCCCTGCGGTCCTTCCTTTAACCCGAACCTTCGAGTAAGCGATCTTATTGACCCGACGTCCCATGCCTGGAACCTTACGAGGCTCCAAAGCATAATCGCAAAAGAAGATGTGCCGTTGATCATGAGCCTGCGCATCCCCCGAACTCAGCGCCTCGATAGCTACTGCTGGGCTCCCACAAAGTCCGGAGCTTACACAGTCCAGTCGGGGTATGGTCTCGTGATGGAACTCGACTCCGCACATGCTCCCCCGTCTGTCTCCGAGCCTAGTACTACCTGCCTAAAAGCAAAAGTCTGGACTCTTAAGACCTCGAGAAAAATTAAACACTTCATTTGGAGTGCATTATCAGATAGTGTCCCCGTTTGCAGTCGTCTCTCCGACCGTCACTGCAGTACAGACAGACACTGCCCAAGGTGTGGCGCCGACGACGAATCAGTAAACCATTTACTATTCGAATGCCCACCTTCTGCCCAGACATGGGCTCTCGCTCACATATCCCATTCTCCGGGGCTTTTTCCGAGCTCATCGACTTACAGTAACCTCAATCATCTCCTATGGCCGGCAAAAGGACTAGGCGTCCCGTCCTCGATCCTAGATAATGTGCCATGGATTTTGTGGTTCATCTGGAAAGCCCGAAACGATAAAATTTTCAATGGAACAGACATCTCTCCGCTTGATACTGTCCAGATCGCCTTATTTGAAGCAGATAACTGGAGGCTCGCACAGATCATACATAAAactcatgatgatgaagagatTTTGACTCAAACCAGCGCACAACCCCTCGGCCCCCGTTGTTCTTTTGATGCCTCATGGCACCAAGACGACGCACTCTTTGGCGGAGGAATGGTCCTGACGGATAAGGATGGGGAAACGACCTTTGGTTCATTCACTAGTAACCGAGGCTTAACCCCTCTACACGCCGAGCTTCATGCTCTGCTGTGGGCCATGAAATCCACACTCCAACTGGACCACCTAGATATGACCTTTGAAACTGATTGTCAACAACTGGTCAAGATCATCGAAgacgaaaaagaagaagactggCCATCCTTAATGGTCGAATTTGAAAAGTTTTACTATCTGCATTCTATGTTTAATTCTTGCTCCTTATGTTTTATTCCCCGTTCCTGCAATGTCCGTGCCGATGGCCTTGCAAAAGGCGCTCGAGCCCGTGGTGTTATCTTTTCCCATGTAAACTCTAGACTCTCTTGCTGGATGGCTCAAACCAACCACATggaattttcttaa